The following proteins are co-located in the Heliorestis convoluta genome:
- the trxB gene encoding thioredoxin-disulfide reductase → MIYYPSLRTIAIVGISDKKERPSYQVAQYLQSQGYRIIPVNPRVTEVLGEKSYPDLLSIPEEIKIDVVDVFRRSEEVLPIAQQAIQRSASVLWLQEGVINEEAEALAASAGLTVIMDRCLKKEYTAWLHSDPKEIYDVIIIGAGPAGLTAALYAARSGLKTAIFEGQTPGGQASTTEMLENYPGFEEPVSGPELMMRFLSQATGFGATLITEEVQRCELEGHLKVIETAFDNRFFARAVIIAAGAQSKKLGVKGEATFHGRGVSYCATCDGAFFRDRHVVVVGGGDSAVEEALYLTKFASQVTIVHRRDQLRATKVLQDRAKKNPKIKFLWNSVVEEITGDTAVEKVVAKNVTTGEASDLSCEGIFVYVGHAPSLDFLGGAVALSPDGYIATDSQLATNIAGVFACGDVRNTPLRQVATAVGDGAIAAMAVEKYLSYHE, encoded by the coding sequence ATGATTTACTACCCCTCGCTACGCACCATCGCCATTGTAGGCATCTCAGACAAAAAAGAACGCCCCAGCTACCAGGTTGCTCAATACCTCCAGTCACAAGGCTATCGAATCATACCTGTCAACCCAAGAGTCACAGAAGTCTTGGGAGAAAAATCCTATCCCGACCTACTATCCATTCCTGAAGAAATAAAAATTGACGTAGTAGATGTTTTTCGTCGTTCCGAAGAAGTGCTACCTATAGCACAGCAAGCCATCCAAAGAAGTGCATCGGTTTTGTGGCTCCAAGAAGGCGTTATCAACGAAGAAGCAGAAGCACTCGCAGCCTCCGCAGGCCTTACTGTAATCATGGATCGGTGCCTAAAAAAAGAATACACCGCCTGGCTCCATAGCGATCCGAAAGAAATATACGATGTCATCATCATAGGCGCTGGACCGGCGGGCTTAACAGCAGCACTTTATGCCGCTCGCTCAGGCCTAAAGACAGCCATTTTCGAAGGGCAAACACCGGGTGGGCAAGCTTCTACCACAGAAATGCTAGAAAATTACCCTGGCTTTGAAGAACCCGTATCAGGGCCCGAGCTCATGATGCGCTTTTTAAGCCAGGCCACAGGCTTTGGAGCGACTTTAATCACCGAAGAAGTCCAACGATGCGAACTAGAAGGACACCTCAAAGTCATAGAGACAGCTTTTGATAACAGATTTTTTGCTCGCGCCGTCATCATAGCAGCAGGTGCGCAGTCGAAAAAGCTCGGTGTAAAAGGCGAAGCTACCTTTCATGGTCGAGGCGTATCGTACTGCGCCACTTGCGATGGAGCTTTCTTTCGAGATCGCCACGTTGTCGTAGTCGGTGGCGGTGACTCTGCTGTAGAAGAAGCTCTCTACCTGACCAAATTCGCATCGCAAGTCACCATCGTGCATCGTCGCGATCAACTACGAGCCACAAAAGTCCTCCAAGATAGAGCCAAGAAAAACCCCAAGATCAAGTTTCTCTGGAATAGCGTCGTGGAAGAAATAACAGGCGATACAGCGGTAGAAAAAGTAGTCGCCAAAAATGTAACAACCGGCGAAGCTTCTGATCTATCCTGCGAAGGTATCTTTGTCTATGTCGGTCATGCGCCTTCTCTAGACTTTCTCGGCGGCGCTGTCGCTTTATCGCCCGATGGCTATATTGCTACCGACAGCCAGTTAGCGACCAATATTGCCGGTGTCTTTGCTTGCGGTGACGTAAGAAACACACCTCTGCGGCAAGTAGCCACCGCCGTTGGGGATGGTGCCATTGCTGCCATGGCAGTGGAAAAATATTTATCTTATCATGAATAA
- the murA gene encoding UDP-N-acetylglucosamine 1-carboxyvinyltransferase, with protein MGKLIVQGGTPLEGTVAISGAKNAALALLAASFLSRGEVILENIPAITDVNVMLDIAKEMGGEGEWIGPNALRLNLPDTISCKTPYKLAKKLRASNLLLGPLVSRFGWAEVALPGGDNIGTRPMDLHIKGLSAMGASLTVEHGYICGGAQGSKRLQGAKIYLDFPSVGATKNIVMAAALARGQTLIENCAKEPEIVDLANFINAMGGKIRGAGTDLIRVEGVEQLEGTAYSIIPDRVEAGTYMIAAAATRGRVRVTNVIPTHLHGVTAKLREMGVQIEEDDDSIVVDGRGELNAVDIKTLPYPGFPTDMQSQAMALLTTVPGTSMIVENVYENRLRVVDELQRMGAQIKIEGRTAIIDGVASLSSAQVKASDLRAGAALLIAGMTADGETEVCGLYHIDRGYEKLEEKLTALGAKIRRIE; from the coding sequence TTGGGTAAACTTATCGTTCAAGGGGGCACCCCTTTAGAAGGAACGGTAGCCATAAGTGGAGCAAAAAATGCAGCGCTGGCTCTATTGGCCGCCTCTTTTCTCAGTCGCGGAGAAGTTATTTTAGAGAACATACCAGCTATCACCGATGTCAATGTGATGCTTGATATTGCCAAAGAAATGGGTGGAGAAGGAGAATGGATAGGACCGAATGCTCTCCGTCTCAACCTTCCAGACACTATCTCCTGCAAAACGCCTTATAAGCTAGCCAAGAAGCTGCGAGCTTCCAATCTTCTGCTAGGCCCCCTTGTAAGTCGCTTTGGCTGGGCTGAAGTGGCTTTGCCTGGTGGCGATAACATTGGTACAAGACCAATGGACTTACATATTAAAGGACTATCAGCCATGGGAGCCAGTTTAACCGTAGAACATGGCTACATTTGTGGTGGAGCCCAGGGCAGCAAAAGACTACAAGGTGCCAAGATTTACCTCGATTTTCCATCCGTTGGCGCGACCAAAAATATTGTGATGGCAGCGGCTCTTGCTCGAGGTCAGACACTGATTGAAAACTGTGCCAAAGAGCCAGAGATCGTCGATCTCGCCAACTTTATCAATGCCATGGGTGGTAAAATTCGAGGTGCCGGAACCGATTTGATTCGCGTAGAAGGCGTAGAGCAGCTAGAAGGAACAGCCTACTCTATTATTCCAGATCGTGTTGAAGCAGGTACCTACATGATTGCAGCTGCTGCGACTCGAGGGCGTGTACGGGTCACCAACGTCATTCCAACGCACCTCCACGGCGTCACGGCAAAACTACGAGAGATGGGTGTCCAGATTGAAGAAGATGATGATTCGATTGTCGTCGATGGCCGCGGAGAACTGAACGCCGTTGATATCAAGACCTTACCCTATCCAGGCTTTCCCACCGATATGCAATCGCAAGCCATGGCTCTCTTAACGACTGTACCTGGAACGAGTATGATCGTGGAAAATGTCTATGAGAATCGCCTCCGCGTCGTCGATGAGCTGCAACGCATGGGTGCCCAGATTAAGATTGAAGGGCGCACGGCCATTATTGATGGCGTTGCCTCTCTTTCTAGCGCCCAGGTAAAAGCTTCCGATCTGCGAGCCGGTGCCGCTTTGCTTATCGCAGGGATGACTGCAGATGGGGAAACAGAAGTCTGTGGCCTCTATCATATTGACAGAGGTTATGAAAAGCTAGAAGAAAAACTAACGGCTTTAGGCGCTAAAATTCGGCGCATAGAATAA
- a CDS encoding tetratricopeptide repeat protein, with product MFNKNRTFVTVTAIILAIGLIGSTMAFTLFSLPIGSDPTINPEVYEESLRQDIAIMEAEVENDPDYLPGWVALGNYRYDMGRFLSLNGNLEEGEDFYRQAVEAYSKALEMDPDDTNVRVDMATAAFYSGISDLAEENFQIAMEKDPQHVIAPLNYGIFLIEVRQDYEKARDVWTKAQSLNPTKEQADFLKELVAFATSVIESAPPGAPAGLQSPDLTGLFELEGEEEITLEALLELDDTQQE from the coding sequence GTGTTCAACAAGAATCGTACTTTTGTTACCGTAACAGCTATCATCCTCGCCATTGGTCTGATTGGGAGTACCATGGCTTTCACCTTATTTTCCCTCCCCATTGGATCAGACCCAACCATCAATCCAGAAGTCTATGAAGAAAGCTTGCGACAAGATATTGCCATCATGGAAGCAGAAGTAGAAAATGATCCCGACTACTTGCCAGGTTGGGTAGCTTTGGGCAACTATCGCTACGACATGGGACGCTTTTTATCACTGAACGGCAACCTTGAAGAAGGGGAAGATTTTTACCGACAAGCTGTTGAAGCGTACAGCAAAGCTTTAGAAATGGACCCCGATGACACCAATGTTCGTGTTGATATGGCAACAGCTGCTTTTTACAGCGGGATTAGCGATCTAGCGGAAGAAAACTTTCAAATCGCCATGGAAAAAGATCCACAGCACGTTATTGCGCCTTTAAACTATGGCATCTTTCTAATAGAAGTGCGTCAAGACTACGAAAAAGCCAGAGACGTCTGGACGAAAGCACAATCCTTAAACCCCACAAAAGAACAAGCCGACTTCTTAAAAGAGTTGGTCGCTTTTGCGACATCTGTGATCGAAAGTGCACCGCCGGGCGCTCCAGCAGGATTGCAGTCACCTGATCTAACAGGCCTTTTTGAACTAGAAGGCGAGGAAGAGATTACCCTAGAGGCTCTTTTGGAGCTAGATGACACACAGCAAGAATAA
- a CDS encoding methyl-accepting chemotaxis protein, with amino-acid sequence MRSTLQKKIITLTLGTVIALFSLVIGVTTYMNQQQALEQAAQITLHVSHEYANEIKNILNGAMDGARILAQSIEGMQEKGQVHRDVVDTMLANVLRYNEEFLAVWTCWEPNAFDGKDSDFVNQPDHDQTGRFIPYWHRSNDVIIRDILQGYDQPGIGDYYLLPLEKGQEVILEPYSYSIMGQDVMMTSLIVPVKKEGQTVGVVGVDVTLDQINEINNDMVLYESGFGRLLSHEGIIAAHPHSERIGELAGELTLDSDGEILEKIQSGQIFINQSYSQVMDQVVSRTYVPIIIGETESPWSYGTVVHHSEITAPIQKTMLITIGIALAGIIVIALVIAFSVSRITGKINATKEHLARIAAGDFSQSLPPEQLALTDELGDMARALDQMQNKLRHSWQKIGTAASELAASSEQLSATTETAAQDMEEVASSTRRIALGTESASAATEQITASSEEMASFLTHLSTEAEGGQKEAEKIGKAALELEKRTLKSKKEAEKIYEEIEPILVRSIEEAKVVQQISVLVETIHQIADQTNLLALNAAIEAAQAGDNGRGFAVVAEEVRKLAANSSEAVVDIRKVIGQVQQAMNELVESSNRMLRFVNQQVMGDYQDFATVSRKYKGDADQFLAMAKQFNEMTGQVQQAVVEVTGAIESVAGTISEVNTSMNDIDQRSQRTSHGLTEINDAAEKLTHLGNELENQVGQFTVS; translated from the coding sequence ATGAGAAGTACTTTGCAGAAAAAGATTATTACACTGACCCTTGGAACGGTGATTGCTCTTTTTAGCTTGGTCATTGGAGTCACTACATACATGAATCAGCAACAGGCTTTAGAGCAGGCTGCTCAAATAACTCTGCATGTGTCCCACGAATACGCCAACGAGATCAAAAATATTTTAAATGGCGCCATGGATGGTGCACGAATATTGGCGCAGTCCATAGAAGGAATGCAAGAAAAAGGACAGGTACATCGAGACGTGGTAGATACCATGCTTGCCAACGTACTTCGATACAATGAAGAATTCCTGGCGGTCTGGACTTGTTGGGAACCTAATGCTTTTGATGGGAAAGATAGTGACTTTGTCAATCAGCCTGATCACGATCAGACAGGGCGATTTATTCCCTATTGGCACCGCAGTAATGATGTAATCATTCGTGATATATTGCAAGGCTATGATCAGCCTGGAATCGGTGACTATTATCTTTTACCGCTAGAGAAGGGACAAGAAGTTATACTGGAGCCTTACAGCTATTCCATTATGGGACAAGATGTTATGATGACTTCTCTCATTGTTCCTGTGAAAAAGGAAGGCCAAACTGTTGGTGTTGTCGGTGTAGATGTCACACTCGATCAAATAAATGAAATTAATAATGATATGGTCCTCTACGAAAGTGGTTTTGGTCGCTTGCTATCCCATGAAGGAATCATTGCGGCTCACCCGCATAGTGAGAGAATTGGAGAGCTTGCTGGAGAACTAACACTGGATAGCGATGGAGAGATTTTGGAAAAAATTCAAAGTGGACAAATTTTTATTAACCAATCCTATTCCCAGGTCATGGACCAAGTCGTTTCACGGACCTATGTTCCGATTATAATAGGAGAAACAGAAAGTCCTTGGAGCTATGGCACCGTCGTTCATCACTCAGAAATTACAGCACCCATTCAAAAGACCATGTTGATTACAATCGGTATTGCCCTAGCAGGCATAATCGTAATTGCTTTGGTGATTGCCTTTTCTGTCTCTAGAATCACAGGCAAAATTAATGCAACAAAAGAACACTTGGCCCGCATTGCTGCTGGTGATTTTTCACAAAGCTTGCCGCCGGAACAGTTGGCTCTGACCGATGAATTGGGAGATATGGCAAGAGCCCTTGATCAGATGCAAAATAAGTTGCGTCATAGCTGGCAAAAAATCGGGACTGCCGCTAGTGAATTGGCCGCTTCAAGTGAGCAACTGTCAGCGACCACCGAAACAGCAGCACAGGATATGGAAGAAGTGGCTTCTTCAACAAGACGCATTGCGCTTGGAACAGAAAGTGCTTCAGCTGCCACGGAGCAAATTACGGCTTCTAGTGAAGAGATGGCTTCTTTTTTAACCCATTTAAGTACGGAGGCAGAAGGTGGGCAAAAAGAAGCTGAAAAGATTGGAAAAGCAGCCTTAGAGTTAGAAAAGCGTACCCTAAAATCAAAAAAAGAAGCAGAAAAAATCTATGAAGAAATTGAACCGATTCTAGTACGTTCGATTGAAGAAGCCAAAGTAGTCCAGCAAATCTCTGTGCTTGTAGAAACGATCCATCAAATTGCAGACCAAACAAATCTTCTCGCGCTGAATGCAGCCATTGAAGCAGCCCAAGCAGGTGACAATGGTCGAGGCTTTGCTGTAGTGGCAGAAGAAGTGCGTAAGCTAGCGGCAAACTCCTCCGAGGCAGTTGTCGATATTCGAAAAGTAATTGGCCAAGTTCAACAAGCTATGAATGAACTCGTGGAAAGTTCCAATCGTATGCTTCGATTTGTAAATCAACAAGTCATGGGAGACTATCAAGACTTTGCTACTGTCAGCCGCAAGTATAAAGGGGATGCAGACCAATTTCTCGCTATGGCCAAGCAATTTAATGAAATGACAGGACAAGTACAACAAGCAGTTGTAGAAGTGACAGGCGCCATCGAATCGGTGGCAGGAACCATTTCTGAAGTCAATACAAGTATGAATGACATTGATCAGCGCAGTCAACGCACCAGCCATGGCTTAACAGAAATAAACGATGCAGCCGAAAAACTAACCCATTTAGGCAATGAGTTAGAAAATCAAGTGGGCCAGTTTACGGTCAGCTAG